The uncultured Bacteroides sp. DNA segment ATACATTTCTACCTTTGCTACATAATTCTTATCAACACATTTCACATACCCTCTCTGGACGAATCCAATGCCTTCAAATATAAAATCGGCTTTATCACGCAAATATATATTTACAGGTATCTTTACTACAGGTAAATGACCTACAAAAGATTGTTCATATTTCACCGCAATCGGCTTCTGAGTTTTAATCGTAATTTGTCCGTTGTCCACTTTACCACCCTCTTTCTCTATCACTTGTAAAGCATGGTTCAAACTCAATTCATAAAGTTTATTCAAAGAAACGTTTGTATAGGCAAAAGGAATATTCTCAATTGCATAAAGGCTCTCCCTCCAGATTTCCGGTATATTAGAATATCCAATCATCGTTCCCAAAATACCGGCAGCAGTAGCCGCATTACAATCGGAATCCTGCCCACAACGTGCCGCAATATCAACAGTTGTATAAAAATCCTTCTTACCATATAATAACCCGATAGTTACATAAGCACTATTTATCTTTGCATCAATGTCGAAAGGCATAAACACACCATCTGGACAACCAACCTCAGAGGTCCATTTTTTTTGGCATTCAAACCAAGTTCGTTTCCAATCATTTGGATATTTTTTGTACAGCTCAATCACCTCTTTCACGCAACGATAGAAATTACTTTCCACAGGAATCGTCTTCAAAGCCTCTCTTACTACACACTCCATATTATCTGATACAAAAGCCATAGAATACAAAGCTCCCACATATACACCTCCGTACCATCCATCACCATAAGTGAAAATATGCCCAACTTTGTCAGAAATAGAAGAAGCTGTATTTGGCATACCAGGGCTCATCAGACCAGCAAAATCCGCTTCAATCTGGTAGTCAATATCGTCGGCATGAGGATTATTCAACCAATGACCAGACATTGGTGGCATAATACCTTGTCGCACATTATACCGCGCGACCTGATTCGCATGCCAAAGTGGGAACCCACCGTTAGCAAAGGCTATTGCAAAAGAATCAGCAGGCGCCTCTAAACCTAGACGTTCAAAGACATTAACAAAAACAATATCGACATACAAATCATCATACAAACCGGGAAAAGTATCAAAATAATACTTCACACGATCCTTTGACCACTTAATTGGGGTATAATCTTGAATCATTGTTCCATTATATTGAAACTCAACTGGCCCCCCATAAGTACAACCAATAGTTTTGGCAGCCCAGCCACCTTTTATTTTATCAAGCAGTTGTTCTTTAGTTATAGAAACTCTATCCTGAACAGAAGTAGTAGTAGCAGTAGCTAAAGAATTACAACCAGCACACAGTAATACAACCAATCCAACAAAAGCTACAAGGATTACATTTTTCATAATCTAACTATCTATTATTTTTTTGCTATTCGGCCTTCACCTTTTCTGATTCTTCGCCCAAAACATTATAAGCTGCAATTTCATAAATACAACCGACATTAGCTTCTTTATCAAAGAATACTGTAGGAATATTACCATCAGTTACTTGAAGTTTAGCACATAGAGTTCCATTTCTATAAATACTATAACCAGCAACAGCATTTATACTGCGAGGAATCCATCTCACTTCCCATCCCCTTGAAGTTTCTTTGATAGTAACAGCCAGAACTTTCTCGGGTATATCTACTTTAGGAAGATTACCATCTTTACAATATTTTAAATAAGAATCATGATATTCTTTATCAACAACGTATGGACTCTCATAATGACTATAAGCAAAACAGATAAGATTGCTGACATAACCATTGACAATATCTAACTGTTTCTGAATTCTAGTTAATGGAGCACTCACCCAAAAACGTTGATCAAATGTTTCAATATTTCCCCAAAACTTCAACCCAGCCTTAGTATTAACTGCTTGCTTCAATTTTGAAAACCACTCTTCTAAATGGTCAAGGGTCAATCCACCAGCACCGATGCAGTCCTGTGGTGAAAAGATATCTCCAACTCTGAAATGTGTCTTCGCAAATACATTTTCCCACATTTTTCGATACTCATCGGCACTTCCTCCAACCTTTTCATTCATAAACGGAGACATCATAAACGGCATATCGGGAGCGATTTTGGAAAGATAATCCAGATTTGTATTCAATGCCTTTGCAAGAATCTCCTGCCGTTCAGCAGTCATACAATTCAAATTGTCCACTTCCCACACCCAATACCAACCATACATTGTACTTTTATATTTCTCTTTATATAAAGCAACCAATTCATCGGCCACTTTATTACCGATTTTCATTTGATCAATCAACCAATTAGAGTCGTAATCTACTTTCCACCATCTTTCATTGAAATTTAACCCCAAAAAAACTTTAATTCCATATTTATGAGCACTACGCAGACATTTCTCAATCGTATTTTTTTGCATTGATTTCTTTGTTAGCGAAGAAGGATAATACGTCACGCTTTTCCCTTTTTCGTCGGTCAAAAGAGCTGGAGCATAAATTAAATATTTCATACCAGCTTCTCTAAGCATAACCATCTCTTGGTCCCAACGCTCATCTTTCCAATCAGTCACCAAATATTCTTGTATAAAAGAACCATTAAAACGAGGTATATTAGTTCCTTTATTTTTCTGTTCAAACACATAATGAGAATAAGTACCTTTTAAATCCCTTATATAAGAAGTAAAACTGTTTTCATTCTCATTTAGGTTAATGACACGTACTCCCCGACTAAGAACTTCATTATAAGCAGATGGATATCCGGTCTTGCGTCCATAAGCCAAAGCAATATTGCCACCCAGATCAATCATATAATCATTATTGTGATCATGTCCGGTAAAAACGCCAATAACATCTTTCTTTTCTATAAAAGCATAGAATAACCCGCTATTTAGACTAGGAGCAGAGACACCTTCCTGTTTTTCTCCGAACTCACGCCAACTCCATCTAGCTGTTTCATATTCAGGAAAAGGGATATGAAAAAAAGCTAACGAAGGTAGCTTACGCTTATTATGAGCAATTACTTGATCTCTTGTTTTTCTATACCACTCAATCTGATCATGCTTAACCCAATCATAATATCCAAAAGAACGATCCTGTATTATATTATGAGAATCAAATAGGTATAATGCCCATTTTTGAATAGTACCATCAGAAGACATTATGGGAAGAGAGCAATTTCCTGAACCAGACAATTTTCCATTTTCAGCATCGTATGTCATGTTATAGGGATTTGTCTTTAAGTATTTCAACACTTGCTCCTTTGGCATATCCGATTCACAATCATGGTTACCAAAAGTGACAGCAAAAGGCGTTTTTTCCTTTTCAAACAAATTAGCCAATCTTTCCCATCCCTTTATAGCATTACTAGAAACAACAATGTCTCCTGTCAAAATCACTAAATCAGGATGCTCAATATGCATCATCTCTCGAATCAGATTATAAGTACTATCATTCGCCAACTTGTATGAGTCACTCTCTACCCAATGAAGATCAGTTAACTGCATAATTTTAAAATTTCCTTCATGAAATTTCAAATTGGATGTTTGGGCAAAAGCAGTAAAACAAAATATCCAACAACATATACTCAATAAAGATTTTTTCATCATTTTATATCCGTTCTAAATGGCGCCAAAGGCAATCCGTTAATATCAAATAAATTAGGAACAGCATCGTTGGTAAAACAATAGCGTACAGCAACAGGATCTTTCACCCTATCTGCAGAAATATTAAGATTTCCATCCCGCATAATTTTAGCTTTTGCAGGATATATCTTTCCTTCTTTATCTACAATTTCAAAATTGCGAATAACCTCACCATGGCTGCTCAGTTTTCCAAGTGCTATAGTAGAAACTATAACTTTACTACCTTTTATTTTAGCTTCCTTAAACATCGGGAAATACGGTTGCAGATTTTCTCGATGATAAGTATTTTTTAAAGCCATATTAGCTAAGCGAACTCCGACTCCTTTTTTCTTATTTGGATGTAATTCTGAAACATCATTTACCAAATCACTAATAACAACCATGCCAGTATTAGCGAGCGTTGACAACACATTTGCTTGTTGCTCTCGAAGAAAAGCCGCATTTCTATCTGCATAACCATTATACGGAGCTATTTGCACATAATAAAAAGGCAAAAAAAGATGAAAAGCATTACGCCACCCCCTTATCATACCATTAAATAAATCACCGTAATCTGCGGCACGTTCATTATTCGCTTCTCCTTGATACCAAATGACTCCGGCTATAGTATAGTTGGTGATCGGATAAATCATTGCATTATAGATAGAAGAATTAGCAGTAGGTGCCCAATCAGGGACTTTCTTCTTTGTTTTTTCAAACAGTGTGTTTTCTAGTTTATATGTAGATTCAGCGATCCAAGGTTCTATAGATGTACCTCCCCAGTATGATCCAATCAATCCCACAGGAACATTCAACGCCTCATTCAAGCGTTGTCCAAAAAAGAATCCAACAGCGCTAAAATCCATAGAAGTTTCAGGAGAGCAGATTTCCCATTTTCCTTCAAACCTCTCCACAGGATATTTAGAACAAGATTTCGCTATTTTAAAAAAACGAACTTGCTTATTTTCCAATGCCTTCGTCATATCGCCTGCATCAGAGACGCCATAATTCAGGCAATATTCCATATTAGATTGACCGGAACAGATCCAAGTCTCACCCATTAAAATATCTTTAACTTCTTTGACTAATTTGTTTTTCCACCCATAAAAACAAATACTATGAGGACCTGCTGTCTCCGGAGTTCGGATGTAAGTTTCCCAAACACAATTCTTATCCGAAGATACATGAACAGTATCTGTTGGCGCCCAACTACAAACAATTTTCAGATCCCAAATACCGGGACACCATCCCCAAAGTTTTACTTCGGAATTCCGCTGCATCACAGCATGATCACTAATGATAGAAGGAAGAGCAAATTCGCTATCCTGAGCAGAAAGATTTGTCGATGATAGTATAAGTCCTATAATAAATAATAATTGTTTCATGTCTTTCATTATTAAAATGTCTGCTTACTATACCAACTCATATACTGATTATACAACCTTACAGTCTCATCACGCAACCCCGCATGTGCTTTAGAGTTAGGTTTATTCATAATTCCTAGATATTGATAAACTAATATTTTATCAACGAAAGGAGAAATATCCTCCATCTGTTTCAAAATGCGAGTTTCAAAATCTGCCGGCATCAAATTTCCACTTGTACCTCTTCCAAAATAAAATAACTCCATATCTGCCCAAATTCTGGAACGAGCCGCTTTTTGATGAGCATTATACAAGTGTTCAAAGTAAATTGCAGGATCACCTAATTTAGTAGAGTTTACACCGACACCATCTTGATAAGCAATTATTTCTATATTCATACGCTCCAACTGGCGTACATAACCATCATCGGCCCTCTCTGCCTTAATATTGTATGGAGCAATCAAATTAACACAACTAGGATTTAAATTTTTGGCTAACTGAGCACAATCATTTACATAATCAATGAAATATTCATCAAAATAGGGATGTATCCAAGCCTCATTCGGGAAATACCAACCATAAAAGCTCTCATGAGAACCATATTTAGCATAAATTTCTTCCATCGATTTAGCTCTTTTATATCTAATGCTCTTATCTTGCATCATTTTCTCAACTTCTCTGCCATCTCCCCAAAAATCATTACTGATAAAGAACTTAATACCTACTTCATCAGCAGCAGAAAGAACCGCCTCGATAGGATCATCACAAACCAAATCAAATTTAGGAGCAAGTGTAGTATCATAAAAAGCTTTATCAAATGCAGCAATACTCATCAAGACCAAGTATTCTAAGCCTGCTTCTTTAATTTCATATACTTTTTCTTTCCATTGCTGTGTAGTAAAATTAGCTAAATCTTTATCCCAGTATTCGCTCTCAGTAGGTAGTAAATGCTGAAATTCAAACCAAGAACCCGATATAGGCTTTATTAGATGATTCTGCGAAGCTTGTCGGAGAATTTTAGCCTGAGCAAATTCAGGCAATATCATACCGGCAGCTCCTAGCCCCAATGTAGTCAGGAAATTACGTCTATCCATAGATCTATTTATTAATTGATTCTACCTCATTCGATTTATCATAATTCTTTCCGATAAGGAATAGATTGCTGTGCTCCCATTCTGGTTACGGCAATGGAAGATGCTTTCGAAGCCATCATTACCGCCTGCTTCAAGTCCAAACCTTCTGCCAAAGCCACACACAAAGCTCCGTTAAACGTATCACCGGCAGCTGTTGTGTCTATAGCTTTTACTTTAAAAGAGTCCATGTTATATGCAACAGCCCCTTCTTTCACGAAACATCCATTGGAACCTAATGTAATTATCACATTCTCTATTCCCTTTAAGCTCAATTCGTTCGCAGCTTGCTCCACATCAGAGTCATTGATTATTCTAACTCCTGTCAGCATCTCTGCTTCAATTCGATTCGGAGTAATCATATATAAATATTGCAACAAAGATTCAGGCAATACTTGGGCCGGAGCTGGATTTAGCACAACTTTTACCCCTTTTTCGTAAGCTTTTCGAGCAGCATATTCAACCGTCTGAGTTGGTATTTCCAATTGCATCAGAAGAATATCCCCTTCGCACATTTCACCCGTAATCTTATCAATATCTTGTTCGTTCAGTAACATATTAGCACCAGAAGCTACAACAATGCTATTCTCCGCATTCTCATCAATACTAATTAAAGCCACACCCGAAGCTATACTTTTATCGCGCACAATATGGTGGGTATTAATGTTTTCTTCCTCAAAAGCCCTAAGTGCTTGCTTCCCAAAAATATCGTCACCTAATTTAGACAAAAACACTAGATTCCCTCCCAGCCTCTTTACCGCAACGGCTTGATTTGCCCCTTTTCCTCCCTGATTCATAAAAAACTCTCCACCCAAAATTGTTTCACCAGGAATCGGCAAGCGAGACGTTTTTACAACCATATCAGTATTGGAGCTACCAATAACTATAATTCTTTTCATAACAGAAATTCTTTACTTTAATTTGTCTAATTCTTCCAGCACTTTCCAGCACTGATACAACCCTCTTGGTACATGGAAACATCCTT contains these protein-coding regions:
- a CDS encoding ADP-ribosylglycohydrolase family protein, with translation MKNVILVAFVGLVVLLCAGCNSLATATTTSVQDRVSITKEQLLDKIKGGWAAKTIGCTYGGPVEFQYNGTMIQDYTPIKWSKDRVKYYFDTFPGLYDDLYVDIVFVNVFERLGLEAPADSFAIAFANGGFPLWHANQVARYNVRQGIMPPMSGHWLNNPHADDIDYQIEADFAGLMSPGMPNTASSISDKVGHIFTYGDGWYGGVYVGALYSMAFVSDNMECVVREALKTIPVESNFYRCVKEVIELYKKYPNDWKRTWFECQKKWTSEVGCPDGVFMPFDIDAKINSAYVTIGLLYGKKDFYTTVDIAARCGQDSDCNAATAAGILGTMIGYSNIPEIWRESLYAIENIPFAYTNVSLNKLYELSLNHALQVIEKEGGKVDNGQITIKTQKPIAVKYEQSFVGHLPVVKIPVNIYLRDKADFIFEGIGFVQRGYVKCVDKNYVAKVEMYIDGALVETANLPVAEVSSIDNRRVDLFHRYQLPLGKHKVSYKWLNPCQDAEVSLGEAVIYSNQKN
- a CDS encoding DUF4434 domain-containing protein produces the protein MQLTDLHWVESDSYKLANDSTYNLIREMMHIEHPDLVILTGDIVVSSNAIKGWERLANLFEKEKTPFAVTFGNHDCESDMPKEQVLKYLKTNPYNMTYDAENGKLSGSGNCSLPIMSSDGTIQKWALYLFDSHNIIQDRSFGYYDWVKHDQIEWYRKTRDQVIAHNKRKLPSLAFFHIPFPEYETARWSWREFGEKQEGVSAPSLNSGLFYAFIEKKDVIGVFTGHDHNNDYMIDLGGNIALAYGRKTGYPSAYNEVLSRGVRVINLNENENSFTSYIRDLKGTYSHYVFEQKNKGTNIPRFNGSFIQEYLVTDWKDERWDQEMVMLREAGMKYLIYAPALLTDEKGKSVTYYPSSLTKKSMQKNTIEKCLRSAHKYGIKVFLGLNFNERWWKVDYDSNWLIDQMKIGNKVADELVALYKEKYKSTMYGWYWVWEVDNLNCMTAERQEILAKALNTNLDYLSKIAPDMPFMMSPFMNEKVGGSADEYRKMWENVFAKTHFRVGDIFSPQDCIGAGGLTLDHLEEWFSKLKQAVNTKAGLKFWGNIETFDQRFWVSAPLTRIQKQLDIVNGYVSNLICFAYSHYESPYVVDKEYHDSYLKYCKDGNLPKVDIPEKVLAVTIKETSRGWEVRWIPRSINAVAGYSIYRNGTLCAKLQVTDGNIPTVFFDKEANVGCIYEIAAYNVLGEESEKVKAE
- a CDS encoding sialate O-acetylesterase — encoded protein: MKQLLFIIGLILSSTNLSAQDSEFALPSIISDHAVMQRNSEVKLWGWCPGIWDLKIVCSWAPTDTVHVSSDKNCVWETYIRTPETAGPHSICFYGWKNKLVKEVKDILMGETWICSGQSNMEYCLNYGVSDAGDMTKALENKQVRFFKIAKSCSKYPVERFEGKWEICSPETSMDFSAVGFFFGQRLNEALNVPVGLIGSYWGGTSIEPWIAESTYKLENTLFEKTKKKVPDWAPTANSSIYNAMIYPITNYTIAGVIWYQGEANNERAADYGDLFNGMIRGWRNAFHLFLPFYYVQIAPYNGYADRNAAFLREQQANVLSTLANTGMVVISDLVNDVSELHPNKKKGVGVRLANMALKNTYHRENLQPYFPMFKEAKIKGSKVIVSTIALGKLSSHGEVIRNFEIVDKEGKIYPAKAKIMRDGNLNISADRVKDPVAVRYCFTNDAVPNLFDINGLPLAPFRTDIK
- a CDS encoding DUF4434 domain-containing protein, which encodes MDRRNFLTTLGLGAAGMILPEFAQAKILRQASQNHLIKPISGSWFEFQHLLPTESEYWDKDLANFTTQQWKEKVYEIKEAGLEYLVLMSIAAFDKAFYDTTLAPKFDLVCDDPIEAVLSAADEVGIKFFISNDFWGDGREVEKMMQDKSIRYKRAKSMEEIYAKYGSHESFYGWYFPNEAWIHPYFDEYFIDYVNDCAQLAKNLNPSCVNLIAPYNIKAERADDGYVRQLERMNIEIIAYQDGVGVNSTKLGDPAIYFEHLYNAHQKAARSRIWADMELFYFGRGTSGNLMPADFETRILKQMEDISPFVDKILVYQYLGIMNKPNSKAHAGLRDETVRLYNQYMSWYSKQTF
- the rbsK gene encoding ribokinase is translated as MKRIIVIGSSNTDMVVKTSRLPIPGETILGGEFFMNQGGKGANQAVAVKRLGGNLVFLSKLGDDIFGKQALRAFEEENINTHHIVRDKSIASGVALISIDENAENSIVVASGANMLLNEQDIDKITGEMCEGDILLMQLEIPTQTVEYAARKAYEKGVKVVLNPAPAQVLPESLLQYLYMITPNRIEAEMLTGVRIINDSDVEQAANELSLKGIENVIITLGSNGCFVKEGAVAYNMDSFKVKAIDTTAAGDTFNGALCVALAEGLDLKQAVMMASKASSIAVTRMGAQQSIPYRKEL